In Candidatus Poribacteria bacterium, the DNA window GCCAACACAAGTCCCGGGTTCCCGCCCGCTACTGAGAAGGGACCGACGAGTTTTTGGTAGTATCGGGTATCTGTTGTGGCTTTGATAAAACCGGTTTCGCCCTGCAAAAAGCCACCCGCATATTCAAGTGTGAGCGCGTTTAACATGCCACCCGTAGGATTCAGATAACGCACACGGCTATCATAGGTCCAGGAAAGTTGAACACTGCTCACAGTTGCACTGAAAGGGTTCTGCGCCTCAGAAAAACGGATAACTTCGAGTGTTTCCGGCATCAATGGAACCGGTTGGTCCAAGTCTCGGTAGCTATATCTTAGATCGAGGTGGTGCGATTTAAACAAGTCCCTGCTGAGAATAAAATTCCCTTGAAGTGCACGGACGTTATCGTCGACCTCTAATTTCTTGGCTAATACCTGTAAACTCCCCCGCGTCCGTCCAATCAACCACGGTTCCGTGAGCGTCGCATCGAAGAGATAACCTAACTCATCTCGCCACCCAAGTCTGCCGCGCACGCGCCCCCGGATGTTCCGTTTAAAGAGAAAGTTGCTATCTGTTAGTGCCAATGTTCCTCGGAAACCCTCTGCGAAACTGTAGCCGCTGCTTAAACTGTACGTCCGCGGTTTCTGTTTTTCGACCGTTATTGAAACATCATTGATTTTCCTTGGGCGAGGTGTCCCTGTGCTGCGGGTAGGCTGCGAGAAACGTTCATCTTTAACGCTGTGAAAAATCCCTAAACCGTAGAGATTTTGCAAGGCACTGCTTAACCTCTCTGCCGTCCAAAGGGTTCCCTCAAGATGTGTGACCTCCCTTTCAAGCACATGTCGCTTCACAACGTCCGTATCCCCTTCAAAATAGAATTTACCAAAAACTACCTGTTCACCTTCCGTATCCACGTTGAGTTGGAGGACACCGTGTTCAAAAACCTCAAGGTGCGTCGCTTCCTGTCTGAGTGTATAGCGAGGATTGCCTTCAATGTCTTGGATGCTCCAGCGGTTACCAATACGGGTTGCTATGTCAACACCAGCAAGCGTAAGATTGTGCTCTTTAAATTTTCTTCGGACTTCAAGAGGAAGTCTGCGCGCATCAAGGGACTCCGAGAAATTACCTGCAACGCGAAAGGCCGGGACTTCCGAGTCTGGTATATACCTGCCACTCGCCACTGCATCAATATACCCATGTTCATGATAGGCTTTTACGATTGCATTTCCATAGGTTTGTCGTGCAAGTGAGGCATTTGGCTGTGGGAGGGGGAGTTCACTTTGCAAACGCTCCAGAAGCGTAGTAGTATCTAACGCTTTGTTACCACTGATGTTACATCGGTGAATTATCTCTTTGCGTTCTTCAGTTATTGTAAGATGTATCGTGACTTCACCGATGTCAAGATTGTTGGGGCTCTTTTTATCAAGTACTCTTTTGATGGATGCCTTCGGATAACCTGCTCTTGCGTATAGAATTCCGAGTCGATCTATATCTGTGTCGAGTTCCTGTTCATAAAAAAAACGTTTCTGTTCTCGTCCAAATAATACCCTTGCAATGTTCGCTTGTAAGTTTCGCAAGAGTCCCGCTATAGGTTTTGTGGTCATCTCTTGGAGCAGTTTTGAATCCGAGAACGCTCGATTCCCTAAAAAAGTGACGCGCTTGACGACGTAGCGTGTGCCGGGGTTGATAGTGAGTTGAACACTGGATTCATCCGGGGTCTCCTCATCCACAATGGTGTC includes these proteins:
- a CDS encoding BamA/TamA family outer membrane protein, which codes for MHRLCSNYTLTVWNWLILVLCCFLLQSVEANEPTEISRDTRTSGETTPSLSEELKRKHIAKIAYAIDGNPIEETTEHLNIRRSQTVVYAGDRLSRSAIQQSIKVLYATEQYSQIRVYSQDTPDGIILTYDLTPFARIKEIVLSGIPENEFKNTIENAMRSKPGGRYVPTIVKTDISRIERTCQEHGYFEAKVTVADALTEDGILTYQIIPGAASTIKILQIQGNTAISTNRLKEVCNFSRLSPIYNQSNVEADVASMLDLYHKSSYPTAMITPTFVHETGILQFHINEGKHVQLKFVRNIGELPLLLEDAFREDIAPLINTASPSMWERRIKSYFKTEGYHDTIVDEETPDESSVQLTINPGTRYVVKRVTFLGNRAFSDSKLLQEMTTKPIAGLLRNLQANIARVLFGREQKRFFYEQELDTDIDRLGILYARAGYPKASIKRVLDKKSPNNLDIGEVTIHLTITEERKEIIHRCNISGNKALDTTTLLERLQSELPLPQPNASLARQTYGNAIVKAYHEHGYIDAVASGRYIPDSEVPAFRVAGNFSESLDARRLPLEVRRKFKEHNLTLAGVDIATRIGNRWSIQDIEGNPRYTLRQEATHLEVFEHGVLQLNVDTEGEQVVFGKFYFEGDTDVVKRHVLEREVTHLEGTLWTAERLSSALQNLYGLGIFHSVKDERFSQPTRSTGTPRPRKINDVSITVEKQKPRTYSLSSGYSFAEGFRGTLALTDSNFLFKRNIRGRVRGRLGWRDELGYLFDATLTEPWLIGRTRGSLQVLAKKLEVDDNVRALQGNFILSRDLFKSHHLDLRYSYRDLDQPVPLMPETLEVIRFSEAQNPFSATVSSVQLSWTYDSRVRYLNPTGGMLNALTLEYAGGFLQGETGFIKATTDTRYYQKLVGPFSVAGGNPGLVLATALRFGITTGLHSSRRAELISFERFWAGGGTTVRGYAERSLGPEDSAGIHRGDVQFIFNTELRFPIYWWIRGALFFDVGNVWNSLEDVNTTAQLPSSVGAGLYLDLGALTGGIDYAIPLASVPGALDRYRAFHLRLGSTF